GTTTTGTCTGAATTTGACTTTGAAGGAGATATCATTTACCCTTTGATTGTAATTCTTCttgaatattttgaattttgggtCAGTGTACCGGTAAATACCAATTGAGGTATACCGGTTTAGCTGTGCACTGTATAATGACTGATTCTCATGATGATCATGATTTGCGTTTATCTATGTCAACTGTATTTTTCTGACTTTTTGAGCAGACTTTATCGACCGTTGATCTACGTGATCAGCAATTATCTGCTCTCGTTGCGGCTAAGCTAAGGGAATTTCATGGTATAAAGGTTCCTGGTGATGGAAATGTGCTACTTTGGGATAGGATGAGGTAACTAATCTTTGTGATTCTCCGTAGTAAGTGGTCAAATCAATAACATAAAACATATTGACAGGAATTGGCTTGGACAAGCCAAGAGTCTGTGTACACCTGAAGATTCAGCAGATTTTGGTCTAGACAACATTGAAGCTGAGATCAACTTGCTGGAACATGAGCTGCAGTATGAGTATAAGCAGCAGGAGATTGGGTTTTGTCACAATGATTTGCAGTATGGTAACATCATGATTGATGAAGACACCAATTCCATTACTATCATTGTAAGTTTCTCATTACCCTTACAAAATATCATCATCACGCATGAACTAACCTTAGTTTTCTATAACAGGACTACGAGTATGCTAGTTATAACCCAGTTGCATACGACATAGCAAATCACTTCTGTGAAATGGCTGCAAATTACCATTCTGACTCTCCCCATATCTTGGATTACTCTCTGTACCCAGGTACTCACTAGTTAACCCGATTTGGGATCATAGACAAGTAACATATGCATTTGTATCTCAGTGGTTCTGAGTTCTGACAGATTGGTTTTGGGTTGCAGGAGAAGAAGAACGGAGGAGATTCATTCATAACTATCTCAGATCTTCAGGTCAGTTTCTCAAGGAATCTTAGTTCCTTCTTCTTTTAGTCAAAACGTCTTGTGGACCAATGAATGTGCCTGCTTATTTTGTTAGGGGAGGACCCTAGAGAAGAAGACATAAAACAGCTCTTGGAAGATGCTGAGAAGTACACATTGGCAAGCCATCTCTTCTGGGGACTATGGGGAATCATCTCTGTAAGATCTTTTCCTTTTTCCAGGCCAGATATAACGTTACCAAGCCAAATAAGAAAATTGTTCTGAAATGTGAATGTGATTGTACAGGGACATGTGAACAAGATCATTTTTGGTTACGCTGAGTACTCAAGACAGAGATTCAAACAGTACCGGCTTCGAAAACCCCAACTCTTGTGTTCCTTTACCAATAAGATGTATGAATAACTCTTGTTTTTAAACACAAAATGATGTAATGAAAAGTTGTAACCAAATCTAACCAATTTCTAAAATCaatgctaattttttttttttttttggataaaccTCAATTTTTAGATTCTTACTGGCTAGTTTTATTGTTATCAGAATGTGGTCCTGCTGAGACCTAATCGCAAGAGTCTCTCTGCCGCCTTAACTTTCGCTCAGCCTCCCCGGTGGTTTGGCTTCCACCACCGCCGGGGAggctcttccttctctttcacttctcttttatgtaattttcttttctctacGGCATATTccttttctcctcttctctctttGCGGCATCATATGCCGGCGTCGTTGCTTATTTGACATGGGGATCGCTGGTGTTCTTCGTGAAAGCTAGACAAGGAAGGAGTTTTGTCTTTCTTCTATGGTTTAGTCTCCGGTTGGTTCTAGCCATTGCTCTCGTCTTCGTAGCAGTTTAGAATGGCGGTTCTTTGGTGGTGGTGTTTGTCTCGCCAGATATGTGGAGTGTACTTTGAGTCTTTGAGTATAGGTCTCTGATGTTCTAGATCTGTGCTCTACGTCCTCTGCGTTGATGGTGGTCTATGTCGGTAGTGGCTCACTGGCTCTTGTGGTTGTAGTATTTAGAGTCTTCGATCTTTGTAGTTTGACCTTCGGTGGTGAGATGGTGACAGTAGCGATCCATGGATACGCCTTGATGTGTTGTTCGTGGTGTTGATAGAGCTTTGTCGCTGACCTTACCAATGGTTTTGTTGGTCTATGCTGTTAGTTGCTGGGTAACTTGGAGGATCATTTATTGCTATGTCTTGTGCACTCGCtcttgtctctttttttttcccatTCATCAGTGTGTAGGCATTGCTGTTGGTAGTTGGTTCAGCTTCTTGTTTCTATGTTTGGTGATGAAATTAAGTCATTCATTCTCTTTCTCGTTGGAGATTGCTGGTGGAATTTCTGTAACTGACGTATGCTTGTCATCCGTTCAGTTTGTTCTTGGCTCTAGTCGAAGGAGGTAGGCAATGCTCCTTGTTTCATGGTATTTTGTAGCCACGTTGTAGTCATTATCTTTAGTGTGACTATTTTGTAGCCATATTTTTgcaaatgattttcttttgattagttttaatttgccaattttattaaattatattgtcattcaaatatttaaacattGCACATTCAATGAAAACAcaacttcatatatatataaaagagtagATTCAACATTACTAAAATATAGATAATTATACAAGGTAGATGAGTTTTAAAGAGTCTAAGAAGACTCTACAAAAAAACATAGTTAAAGAGTCTAAGAAGACTCTACCAAAAGACCTAGAGTTTGTTGAACCTTGTTACAAAAGAGAAGACAAGATGAACAACCTACTTCTAAATGCCATTGACAGGGTTAGGCGGAGTAATTGGGGTTTGAGGCTGAGTATAAGTCTGTCCAGTAGGTTTTTGTTGGGGAAAAAGTGTTTGGAGGAGCTGATTGATTTCAGCTCTTGTTGTTACCATGTCCTGCTTCATCTCTGACATCCTGCTTCACCTCAGCAACATCAGCAGTGACACCTTGGGGGCTTGTTTCAAGACCGCCCACACACATCTCCAGCTCCAGGTTGTGGGCAAGACCATTAGGGACGCATGCATGCTCCATGTATTGGGCACTGCCCAGTCCATAAACATGTCTCCTCTTACTCTTAGCATTCTGTGAGTACCACACCACTCTGTAAACTTGGTATCTTTCACTTTTTGCATTGCAGCTGGAGTAATATCAGGAACACTTAGCGtcatatatttttcaaacatcCTATACACATTAAAATCTTAGTTATGTAACtagaaatatgtatttatattatattttcataatattaaactACCTTTCATACGGAGCAAATGTTTCACAGTTGAACATCATAAATGTGTGAAGAACGGTGTTATCTTCATCATTCAACCAACCAGTTGAGCATTGACCACTGATTCTCCCTTCATGGTAAAAAAAGGGTGGTACATCCGGATAATTGTATGAGAAACGAATATCACTCATACCTTCTGGAATGCTCATGATTTTCGGATGCCCAAAATAATTTGACGATGCATTTGAAATCTCCTCGTTTATCCATTGTGCAACTATCGAACCTGCAATGTGTGCTTtgtttttgaccatcttcttcaaatggtacATGTATCTTTCAAATACATACATCCACTTAAAATGGATGGGACCACCTAAGGCTACCTCATCTGGAAGGTGTAGAAGAAGATGTTCCATAACATCGAAGAACGATGGAGGAAATATATTTTCCAAGTTACAAAGCTTCACACAAATATTTTCCTTTACAAGCCCAACATCTGATTCTTTCAAAATCTTCGAGGAGATATCTCGGAAGAAGAGGGCAATATCtgtaaacaaaacattaaagtTATAACATCAATtatagtaaattttaaaatgatacaaaaaaataaatacctCTAATTGTTGTGTGAACATTTTTTGGAAGGAGTTCGGCAAACGCAAATGGATATAGTCATTCCATTatgacatgacaatcatgacttttcAGTCCATGTAGCTTTAAATTGCTTTCGTTAATACATCGACTAAATTTGGAGGCGAATCCATCGGGAAGTTTTATGTCATTTTTAGCCACAAAAAGAATTGTCATTTTCCTGCATTTGACCGCCTAAATATTGGCACGGGCATCGTTCCATCCTCTTTCATCTCTAAATCCCTCCTTTTGCATAGTTCTAGAAGATGCAATCTGCTTTTGATGTTGTCTTTCGTTTTTCCATGAGCATTTAACACCGTGTTCATCAGGCTATCGAAGAAGTTTTTCTCAATGTGCATGAAATCAAGGTTGAGCCGAAGAAGATGAGTTTCCCAATACAGTAACTCCCAGAAGATACTCTTCTTTACCCAATTGTGAGTAACTCTGTAACCAAATATTGTCTTGGATGGTTATCATGTCCATTCCCTCTACATACAACAGATTTTGATAAACCTTGTATATTATTTATCCTTTCATGCAATATTTCTTCTCCGGTCAACCATGGTGGAGGAGGATCTACAATTGTTTTTCCCCGTCTAAATGCATGAGTGTTTTTCTTGTAAGGATGATCTGCATCTAAAAACCTTATGTGGCAATCAAACCAACTATGTTTCCGTCCATTAGATAACAAGAATGCACCTGTcccatcttgacaatatgggcACGCTAACCGACCATGAGTCGTCCAACCTGAAAGCATCCCATACGCTGGAAAATCGCTTATCTTCCACATCAACATTGCTTGCATTATGAATCTTTCTTTCCTTGAAATATCATATGCCTCCACACCATCCCTCCATAAACTCTGTAATTCTTCAATCAACGGCTGAAGTAAATATCTAAGCTTTTTCTTGGATGTTTGGGCCCGAGAATTAGCACCGAAAGGTAAAACAATTCTCTTTTCATACACATTCACGGAGGCAAATTGTATGGAGTTACAATAACGGGCCAAAGGGAATGTGCTTCGCCATTCATACCAAACAGATTAAACCATGTTGATAAGCAAAGATAAATATTCCGGCTTTCAGCAGCAAAAGCACGATATACCTCATTAAAGTGTTTCCACGCTATGGCATCAGATGGGTGATGCATTTCGCCTTCCGGAGTCACATGTTCCTTATGCCACCGCATATTGGAAGTTGTCGCCTCAAGTTGGTACAGACGTTTCAGACGATCTGTAATAGTCATGTAAAACattctttgttttggtttgtttttaactttttcattGTTCGGGTAGTAGCGTTCTTCTCCACAAAACCAACAACGGACCAACTTCGCATCTTCTCCTTTCCAAAATATCATACAATTCTTCACG
This Brassica napus cultivar Da-Ae chromosome C6, Da-Ae, whole genome shotgun sequence DNA region includes the following protein-coding sequences:
- the LOC106390660 gene encoding probable choline kinase 3 isoform X1 — its product is MGIGVLGLIPVSSPDSLKKVLQTLSGKWGDVVEDLERIQVKPMKGAMTNQVFMVNWPTKDNHFHHRKLLVRVYGDGVDLFFDRKDEIRTFEIVSRYGHGPRLLGRFASGRIEEFIHARTLSTVDLRDQQLSALVAAKLREFHGIKVPGDGNVLLWDRMRNWLGQAKSLCTPEDSADFGLDNIEAEINLLEHELQYEYKQQEIGFCHNDLQYGNIMIDEDTNSITIIDYEYASYNPVAYDIANHFCEMAANYHSDSPHILDYSLYPGEEERRRFIHNYLRSSGEDPREEDIKQLLEDAEKYTLASHLFWGLWGIISGHVNKIIFGYAEYSRQRFKQYRLRKPQLLCSFTNKMYE
- the LOC106390660 gene encoding probable choline kinase 3 isoform X2 — encoded protein: MFRKAESFCRSFLQTSQNLRRDRKEIMGIGVLGLIPVSSPDSLKKVLQTLSGKWGDVVEDLERIQVKPMKGAMTNQVFMVNWPTKDNHFHHRKLLVRVYGDGVDLFFDRKDEIRTFEIVSRYGHGPRLLGRFASGRIEEFIHARTLSTVDLRDQQLSALVAAKLREFHGIKVPGDGNVLLWDRMRNWLGQAKSLCTPEDSADFGLDNIEAEINLLEHELQYEYKQQEIGFCHNDLQYGNIMIDEDTNSITIIDYEYASYNPVAYDIANHFCEMAANYHSDSPHILDYSLYPGEEERRRFIHNYLRSSGEDPREEDIKQLLEDAEKYTLASHLFWGLWGIISGHVNKIIFGYAEYSRQRFKQYRLRKPQLLCSFTNKMYE